One segment of Comamonas thiooxydans DNA contains the following:
- a CDS encoding MFS transporter, whose protein sequence is MSVRQPIGKDVISKFSRSTAQVQRTCLCISMTVRTATLSTSEAPCIAVPDAKPQGFLLPIVGGAAFAHLLNDMIQAMLPSIFPMLKQSFSLSFGQIGIIALVYQVTASLLQPWIGLYTDKHPKPYLLPSGMGMTFIGIALLATASSYEMLLVAAAVVGVGSATFHPEASRIARLASGGRFGTAQSTFQVGGNTGSAIGPLLTAVIVIPHGQPAVAWFMVVALVAIFVLYRLTIWVRHHGTAKANVLSKDHGEGLDRAGVIRAISVICVLMFAKFVYIASFTNYFTFYLIERFQLSVQTSQLFLFMFLAAVAAGTFIGGPVGDRIGRKAVIWISFLGVAPFALALPYVGLAGTAILAIVIGLVMSSAFAALVVYAQEAVPGRVGLVSGLMFGLMFGVGGIGAAGLGDLADVHGIVWVYGVTSFLPLLGFATAFLPETQRKKF, encoded by the coding sequence ATGAGCGTGCGACAGCCAATCGGCAAGGACGTAATCTCCAAGTTCAGCCGTTCAACGGCTCAGGTCCAACGCACTTGCCTCTGTATTTCCATGACCGTCAGAACTGCCACTCTCTCCACATCGGAAGCACCTTGCATCGCGGTGCCCGACGCCAAGCCACAGGGATTCCTTCTCCCTATCGTCGGGGGCGCTGCCTTTGCCCACCTTCTCAATGACATGATCCAGGCCATGTTGCCTTCGATCTTTCCCATGCTCAAACAGAGCTTCTCCTTGAGCTTTGGGCAGATCGGAATCATCGCGCTGGTCTATCAAGTCACGGCTTCGCTGCTCCAGCCCTGGATCGGCCTGTATACAGACAAGCATCCCAAGCCATACCTGCTTCCTTCGGGAATGGGGATGACCTTCATCGGAATCGCTCTCCTGGCTACGGCCAGCAGCTACGAGATGCTGTTGGTTGCGGCAGCGGTGGTCGGCGTCGGCTCTGCTACCTTTCACCCTGAGGCCTCGCGGATTGCCAGGCTGGCGTCGGGTGGCAGGTTTGGAACAGCGCAATCCACTTTTCAGGTAGGTGGTAACACCGGCTCCGCCATCGGCCCCTTGCTGACTGCGGTCATCGTTATCCCGCATGGTCAGCCAGCCGTCGCGTGGTTCATGGTAGTAGCACTGGTAGCGATCTTCGTTTTGTATCGCCTCACGATCTGGGTACGTCATCACGGAACAGCTAAAGCCAATGTCCTGTCGAAAGACCATGGCGAGGGGCTGGACCGCGCTGGCGTGATACGTGCGATTTCCGTTATCTGTGTGCTGATGTTTGCGAAGTTCGTCTACATCGCATCATTCACCAATTACTTCACGTTCTATCTGATCGAGCGCTTTCAGCTCAGCGTGCAGACGAGTCAGCTGTTTCTCTTCATGTTCCTCGCAGCTGTGGCCGCAGGTACCTTCATAGGCGGACCAGTTGGAGACCGCATTGGCCGCAAGGCTGTCATCTGGATTTCGTTTCTTGGCGTCGCCCCGTTCGCTCTTGCGCTGCCTTATGTCGGTCTTGCCGGGACCGCCATTCTCGCCATTGTCATAGGCTTGGTTATGTCATCTGCCTTTGCCGCTCTGGTGGTCTACGCGCAGGAGGCCGTACCCGGTCGCGTGGGATTGGTATCTGGGCTGATGTTTGGGTTGATGTTCGGCGTCGGTGGAATTGGCGCTGCCGGACTGGGCGATTTGGCAGACGTACACGGCATTGTGTGGGTCTATGGCGTGACCTCATTTCTGCCGCTCCTTGGCTTCGCCACAGCGTTTCTTCCAGAAACTCAGCGAAAGAAGTTCTAA
- a CDS encoding helix-turn-helix transcriptional regulator, with amino-acid sequence MTTHPSHKHKQYDSLAWPVVVMENRWPLGMSTGWHSHPKGQLLYATEGVMVVHTDAGSWIVPPNRALWITTGLRHTVTMAGDVLMRTAYIDVAKVTTLPHESSVINVSPLLRELLVEAVRIGFHTEPKGRDARLLELLIDEIRVSTTLPLHLPMPKDERLRSICDQLSATPSDASNAAEWAASIHVGERTLHRLFAKETGMTFAQWREQARLLHALRGIAAGNKVIEVALDCGYGSASAFAAMFRRHFGVSPSSFYQ; translated from the coding sequence ATGACAACGCATCCATCCCATAAACACAAGCAGTACGACAGTCTGGCCTGGCCGGTCGTCGTCATGGAGAACAGGTGGCCGCTCGGTATGTCCACGGGTTGGCATTCCCACCCCAAAGGCCAGCTTCTCTACGCTACAGAGGGCGTTATGGTGGTGCACACCGACGCGGGGTCTTGGATCGTCCCCCCCAATCGCGCGCTCTGGATAACCACGGGCCTGCGGCATACCGTCACGATGGCCGGTGACGTGCTTATGCGCACGGCGTACATCGATGTCGCGAAGGTAACGACCTTGCCGCATGAGAGCAGCGTCATCAACGTCTCACCCCTGCTGCGCGAACTGCTCGTGGAGGCGGTCCGCATTGGGTTCCACACCGAGCCGAAAGGCCGCGACGCACGGCTTCTGGAATTGCTCATTGATGAGATTCGCGTCTCAACAACCCTTCCGCTTCATCTGCCGATGCCCAAGGATGAGCGGCTTCGCAGCATTTGCGACCAACTTAGCGCAACCCCCTCAGATGCGTCGAATGCTGCGGAATGGGCAGCGTCAATCCATGTGGGAGAGCGAACGTTGCATCGGCTATTTGCCAAGGAGACTGGCATGACGTTCGCTCAGTGGCGTGAGCAGGCTAGGCTGCTTCACGCGCTGCGCGGGATTGCTGCAGGTAACAAGGTCATCGAAGTAGCGCTCGACTGCGGCTACGGCAGTGCCAGCGCGTTTGCTGCAATGTTCCGTCGACATTTCGGGGTCTCGCCCTCCAGCTTCTATCAATAG
- a CDS encoding arsenic transporter codes for MLTAILIFIFTLTLVIWQPRGLGIGWSASIGAVVALLLGVVHLADIPVVWHIVWNATATFVAIIITSLLLDEAGFFEWAALHFARWGGGSGVKLFAFIVLLGAAVSALFANDGAALILTPIVMAMLMALGFSPAATLAFVMAAGFIADTASLPLIVSNLVNIVSADFFKVGFNDYASVMVPVNIASVLASLGVLLLFFLRDIPATYDVAQLKQPSAAIKDRATFRAGWVVLVLLLIGFFVLEPLGVPVSAVATVGAAILLAVAARGHVISTRKVLHGAPWQIVVFSLGMYLVVYGLRNAGLTDYIAVLLNQFAAGGVWTASLGTGVLSAVLSSIMNNMPTVLIGALSIDASTASGAVKEAMVYANVIGCDLGPKITPIGSLATLLWLHVLGKKGTTIGWGYYLKVGAVLTLPVLLITLAALALRLSVVS; via the coding sequence ATGTTGACGGCCATTCTGATTTTCATCTTCACGCTGACGCTGGTCATCTGGCAGCCGCGCGGCCTTGGCATTGGCTGGAGCGCTTCAATCGGGGCCGTTGTCGCTTTGCTTCTGGGAGTCGTGCACTTAGCTGATATTCCGGTGGTCTGGCATATCGTTTGGAATGCCACGGCGACCTTTGTCGCCATCATCATCACCAGTCTTTTACTGGATGAGGCCGGGTTCTTTGAATGGGCCGCATTGCACTTTGCCCGCTGGGGCGGCGGCAGCGGCGTCAAGCTGTTTGCCTTCATCGTGCTGCTGGGAGCCGCCGTGTCGGCTCTGTTTGCCAATGACGGAGCTGCCCTGATTCTCACGCCCATCGTGATGGCCATGCTGATGGCGCTGGGCTTTTCTCCTGCAGCGACGTTGGCGTTTGTCATGGCTGCCGGGTTTATTGCCGACACTGCAAGCCTGCCGCTGATCGTCTCCAATCTGGTGAATATCGTCTCCGCCGACTTTTTCAAGGTCGGCTTCAACGACTACGCATCGGTGATGGTCCCGGTCAACATCGCCTCGGTCCTGGCCAGCCTCGGTGTGCTGCTGCTGTTTTTCCTACGCGATATTCCCGCCACCTACGATGTGGCCCAACTCAAACAGCCCTCGGCTGCGATCAAAGACCGGGCCACGTTCCGGGCCGGCTGGGTCGTGCTGGTCTTGCTGCTGATTGGCTTTTTTGTGTTGGAGCCTCTGGGCGTTCCTGTCAGTGCCGTGGCGACCGTGGGTGCCGCAATCTTGCTGGCCGTGGCAGCTCGTGGTCATGTCATCAGCACCAGGAAGGTGCTCCATGGCGCGCCTTGGCAGATCGTAGTGTTCTCGCTGGGTATGTATCTGGTGGTCTACGGGTTGCGCAACGCGGGCCTCACGGATTACATCGCCGTGTTGCTGAATCAGTTTGCAGCCGGTGGCGTGTGGACCGCATCGCTGGGCACGGGCGTGTTGTCCGCAGTACTGTCCTCGATCATGAACAACATGCCCACGGTCTTGATCGGGGCCTTGTCCATCGATGCGTCCACAGCCAGCGGTGCTGTCAAGGAGGCCATGGTGTACGCCAATGTGATCGGCTGCGATCTGGGCCCCAAGATCACGCCGATTGGCAGCTTGGCCACCTTGCTGTGGCTGCATGTGCTGGGCAAGAAGGGCACAACGATTGGCTGGGGCTACTACCTCAAAGTCGGCGCGGTACTGACCCTGCCCGTGCTGCTCATCACCCTAGCCGCCCTGGCCTTGCGGCTCAGCGTGGTGTCTTGA
- a CDS encoding cytochrome c, translating into MKKRELFSALLGVSLLTQPPTTFAQNTNGKNLFTQRCAVCHGGDIKGTGPLAKKSTPPTPDLTTAAFKKRLEDYPGVIVSSVILRPNGDLIPRTLRENGVRIAPHPWTVQDFRDLNKYMSDVIAKSR; encoded by the coding sequence ATGAAAAAAAGGGAATTGTTCAGTGCTTTGCTGGGAGTTTCGCTGCTCACTCAACCGCCCACTACTTTTGCGCAAAACACCAATGGGAAAAATCTCTTTACACAGAGATGTGCCGTATGCCATGGGGGAGATATCAAGGGCACCGGACCATTGGCCAAGAAGAGCACCCCTCCCACGCCTGATCTCACAACCGCCGCCTTCAAAAAGCGGCTTGAAGATTATCCAGGCGTCATTGTTTCGTCGGTAATACTCCGCCCGAATGGAGACCTGATTCCGAGAACGTTGCGGGAAAACGGGGTGAGGATCGCGCCCCATCCCTGGACAGTGCAGGATTTTCGCGATTTGAATAAATACATGAGTGACGTAATTGCAAAAAGCCGATGA
- a CDS encoding helix-turn-helix transcriptional regulator yields MQEAQVIRSLSALAHEARLRVFRALVVAGPEGLTPSALAEQLGIAPNALSFHLKELAHAELVSQERQGRNVLYRAAFPAMNGLLSYLTENCCQGTACTPDAAALCQR; encoded by the coding sequence ATGCAAGAAGCCCAAGTTATCCGTTCCCTCTCAGCTTTAGCCCATGAAGCACGCCTGCGCGTTTTTCGTGCGTTGGTGGTTGCGGGGCCAGAAGGCCTGACTCCCAGTGCATTGGCGGAGCAGTTGGGTATCGCCCCCAATGCACTGTCGTTTCACCTGAAGGAACTCGCCCACGCTGAACTCGTGAGCCAGGAGAGACAGGGACGCAATGTGCTCTACCGCGCTGCATTTCCCGCCATGAATGGTCTGCTCTCATATCTCACCGAGAACTGCTGTCAGGGCACAGCCTGCACTCCAGACGCCGCGGCTTTGTGCCAGCGCTGA
- the arsC gene encoding arsenate reductase (glutaredoxin) (This arsenate reductase requires both glutathione and glutaredoxin to convert arsenate to arsenite, after which the efflux transporter formed by ArsA and ArsB can extrude the arsenite from the cell, providing resistance.), translating into MSDITIYHNPACGTSRNVLALIRNSGEEPTVIEYLKTPPDRATLLGLIQAMGVPVRDALRQKGTPYDELGLGEPKWTDEQLIDFMLQHPILINRPIVVTPLATRLCRPSEAVLDILPQPQQAAFSKEDGEAVIDSKGNRIDKL; encoded by the coding sequence ATGAGCGACATCACGATTTACCACAACCCTGCTTGCGGCACCTCCCGCAATGTCCTGGCCCTGATCCGCAACAGTGGGGAAGAGCCCACGGTCATCGAATATCTCAAGACGCCACCTGATCGCGCCACGCTGCTGGGCCTGATCCAAGCCATGGGCGTGCCAGTGCGCGATGCGTTGCGCCAGAAAGGTACGCCGTATGACGAGCTTGGCTTGGGCGAGCCCAAATGGACGGACGAGCAATTGATTGATTTCATGCTCCAGCACCCCATTCTGATCAATCGCCCGATAGTGGTCACCCCTCTGGCAACCCGCTTGTGTCGTCCCTCGGAGGCCGTTCTGGACATCCTGCCGCAGCCTCAACAGGCCGCCTTCTCCAAAGAAGACGGGGAAGCCGTCATTGACTCGAAAGGAAACCGAATTGACAAGCTCTGA
- the arsH gene encoding arsenical resistance protein ArsH, translating into MTSSDLPNLDEQVFEKPSLEGLLPAQRATHAPRILLLYGSVRDRSYSRLLTEEAARLLRKMGAETRLFDPRGLPLPDGAPEDHPKVQELRELAQWAEGMVWTSPERHGAMTSILKAQIDWIPLSVGAVRPTQGKTLAVMQVSGGSQSFNAVNQMRVLGRWIRMITIPNQSSVAKAFAEFDEAGRMKPSSYYERVVDVMEELVKFTLLTRDCADYLVNRYSERRESAEELSKRVNQRSI; encoded by the coding sequence TTGACAAGCTCTGATCTCCCCAACCTGGACGAGCAAGTCTTTGAAAAGCCCAGCCTAGAAGGCCTGTTGCCCGCACAACGTGCTACGCACGCGCCGCGCATTCTGCTACTGTATGGCTCGGTTCGTGACCGCTCCTATAGCCGCCTTCTAACCGAGGAGGCAGCGCGGCTGCTGCGCAAGATGGGTGCCGAGACCAGGCTCTTCGATCCGCGTGGCCTGCCACTTCCCGACGGCGCCCCTGAGGATCACCCTAAGGTCCAGGAACTGCGCGAGCTGGCCCAATGGGCCGAGGGCATGGTCTGGACTTCTCCAGAGCGCCACGGTGCCATGACCAGCATTCTCAAAGCGCAGATCGACTGGATTCCTCTGTCCGTTGGCGCGGTGCGGCCGACACAAGGCAAGACACTGGCAGTGATGCAAGTCTCGGGCGGCTCACAGTCCTTCAATGCGGTCAACCAGATGCGCGTGCTGGGTCGATGGATCCGCATGATCACCATCCCCAATCAATCGTCCGTTGCCAAGGCATTTGCCGAGTTCGACGAGGCTGGCCGGATGAAGCCGTCTTCGTATTACGAACGGGTGGTGGACGTGATGGAAGAGCTGGTCAAGTTCACACTGCTGACGCGAGACTGTGCCGACTATCTGGTGAATCGCTATAGCGAGCGCCGTGAAAGCGCCGAAGAACTGTCCAAGCGGGTCAATCAGCGAAGTATCTAA
- a CDS encoding SDR family NAD(P)-dependent oxidoreductase, which produces MECFAGKVAFITGAATGIGRQAAISFAAAGANVALVDTAVHAAEETAHAVERAGAKAIVLRADVTQSADVTHAITQAVKNWGRLDYAFNNAGIAPRGRAAADLPEEEWDRTIAVNLKGVWLCIKHECAYMRDHGGGAIVNTASIMGVVGGPGLAAYSASKAGVIGLTRSVALDYASQGIRVNAVCPGGIAHTAITDRPDNARDMEQLMQATPMGRLGKPADIAGTVMWLCSEGAAFVTGQSITVDGGFTVW; this is translated from the coding sequence ATGGAGTGTTTTGCAGGAAAAGTCGCGTTCATTACCGGTGCCGCGACCGGCATCGGGCGGCAGGCCGCTATCAGTTTTGCAGCGGCGGGCGCTAATGTCGCTCTGGTTGATACCGCAGTGCATGCAGCTGAGGAAACCGCGCACGCAGTGGAGCGCGCCGGAGCGAAAGCTATCGTTCTGCGCGCCGATGTCACGCAGTCAGCGGATGTCACCCATGCCATCACGCAAGCCGTGAAGAATTGGGGCCGTCTCGACTATGCCTTCAATAACGCGGGCATCGCGCCGCGAGGCAGGGCCGCTGCGGATCTGCCCGAAGAAGAGTGGGACCGGACGATCGCTGTGAACCTGAAAGGGGTGTGGCTTTGCATCAAGCACGAATGTGCCTACATGCGAGACCATGGCGGCGGAGCCATTGTCAACACCGCCTCGATCATGGGCGTGGTGGGTGGGCCAGGGCTAGCTGCTTACTCGGCTTCGAAAGCCGGCGTGATCGGGCTCACCCGCTCCGTGGCGCTGGACTATGCGAGCCAAGGGATACGCGTGAATGCCGTGTGTCCCGGCGGCATCGCCCACACGGCCATCACGGATCGTCCCGACAACGCGCGGGACATGGAGCAGCTCATGCAGGCCACGCCCATGGGGCGTCTCGGCAAGCCCGCCGATATCGCGGGGACGGTAATGTGGCTCTGCTCCGAAGGAGCTGCCTTTGTTACCGGACAGTCCATTACAGTCGATGGCGGGTTTACGGTATGGTGA
- the mntP gene encoding manganese efflux pump MntP, which translates to MNAASILLLAFAMSTDAFAAAVGKGSALLKPRWSEALRTGAIFGVIEAITPLVGWALGYAASDYVKAWDHWIAFVLLLVLGGRMLIGAIKVPDGEELSKPARHGFWLLVATGFATSIDAMAVGVGLAFLDVSITTVALAIGFATFAMVTIGVMVGRILGNIAGRWAEAVGGVLLISIGSIVLYEHLTAI; encoded by the coding sequence ATGAATGCCGCTTCTATCTTGCTCCTGGCCTTTGCCATGTCCACCGATGCCTTTGCCGCAGCCGTCGGCAAAGGTTCTGCGCTACTCAAACCACGCTGGTCTGAAGCATTGAGGACTGGCGCCATCTTCGGTGTCATCGAAGCCATCACACCCTTGGTAGGCTGGGCGCTGGGCTATGCGGCTTCAGATTACGTCAAGGCCTGGGACCACTGGATCGCCTTTGTGCTGCTTCTGGTGCTAGGTGGAAGAATGTTGATCGGGGCAATCAAAGTCCCTGATGGTGAAGAGCTCAGCAAGCCAGCGCGACATGGCTTCTGGCTATTAGTTGCAACTGGATTTGCAACGAGCATTGATGCCATGGCCGTGGGAGTAGGACTTGCATTTCTGGATGTGAGCATCACCACCGTTGCTCTTGCTATCGGCTTTGCAACATTTGCCATGGTGACTATAGGAGTAATGGTCGGACGCATACTGGGAAACATCGCTGGACGTTGGGCCGAGGCCGTCGGTGGCGTGCTGCTGATCAGCATTGGATCGATCGTCCTGTACGAGCATTTGACCGCCATTTAA
- a CDS encoding phosphoethanolamine transferase, producing the protein MRVSWTALSGLAAIALFFIVLGHDGRRVAQLLILMVPVPVGLAWPMRSPAWLRARRWLSFAWVMLFALDGTMRAYLMELYQSSPEGAMVIGAMANTNWRESSEYLSMHWRSVVLICCGLALLAWLVWHLTGRTILATLRRDRRLAVLSLVVALVCALAYSSKPWRRLHPAIFWTQWVLSAQKLKASLANQHEERARLLDRAIQAKPLLANAGPSTVVLVLSESINRDNLSLYGYDRQTTPQLQEHQRTSGAQMTVLRNAWSVDASTLPAVRNLFGFGAPGSTESHHLVALARASGYKVWWISNHDDVGIEQQHARLADIVQMVNRTPGRSSVSLDGEMVDELKTALDAPSERKFIVVHMLGAHPHYSLRYPKGQNPFDDEADAIDASLKNKGTSLWVRRQRQEYDAALLYHDYVVAETLRLTQSAALAKGKVAWMYLSDHGQEVGHVRNHAGHSKSTEAGYRIPAIIWRAPSSPDLPEDVAERPFRSDWAAWTIADLLDIRWSSQSLERNVLSKTYRWEEPRLPMPVSSFTR; encoded by the coding sequence ATGCGCGTCTCCTGGACAGCGCTAAGCGGCTTGGCCGCCATTGCCCTGTTCTTCATTGTTCTGGGACATGACGGCCGACGTGTTGCGCAGCTCCTGATACTCATGGTGCCTGTGCCCGTCGGCCTGGCCTGGCCGATGCGCAGCCCTGCATGGCTCAGGGCGCGACGTTGGCTTTCCTTTGCCTGGGTGATGCTTTTTGCATTGGACGGCACCATGCGTGCCTATCTGATGGAGCTGTACCAGTCCTCTCCAGAGGGTGCCATGGTGATCGGCGCGATGGCCAATACCAACTGGCGTGAAAGCTCCGAATATCTGTCAATGCACTGGCGCAGTGTCGTGCTGATTTGCTGCGGCCTTGCCTTGCTAGCTTGGCTGGTGTGGCATCTCACGGGGCGAACGATATTGGCTACCTTACGCAGGGACAGAAGGCTGGCAGTGCTTTCTTTGGTCGTGGCCCTTGTATGTGCGCTGGCCTATTCCAGCAAGCCTTGGCGCAGGTTGCATCCTGCGATTTTCTGGACCCAATGGGTACTCTCCGCTCAAAAACTGAAAGCCAGTCTGGCCAACCAGCATGAGGAACGAGCAAGACTGCTGGATCGCGCCATCCAAGCAAAGCCTTTGCTGGCGAATGCCGGGCCATCCACCGTCGTGCTGGTGCTCAGTGAAAGCATCAATAGAGACAACTTGTCGCTCTATGGCTATGACAGACAGACAACGCCCCAGCTTCAGGAGCATCAAAGGACATCTGGGGCCCAGATGACCGTGCTGCGCAATGCATGGTCTGTGGATGCCAGTACTCTGCCCGCAGTGCGCAACTTGTTTGGCTTCGGTGCCCCAGGCTCGACTGAGTCCCATCATCTGGTCGCGCTTGCTCGAGCATCGGGCTACAAGGTCTGGTGGATCAGCAACCACGACGATGTTGGAATCGAGCAGCAGCATGCCAGACTGGCTGACATCGTACAGATGGTGAATCGCACTCCTGGGCGCTCCTCTGTGTCTTTGGATGGAGAAATGGTCGATGAACTGAAGACGGCTCTGGATGCGCCCTCCGAACGCAAGTTCATCGTGGTTCACATGCTGGGCGCCCACCCGCACTACAGCCTGCGCTACCCCAAGGGCCAGAACCCCTTTGATGATGAAGCAGATGCGATTGATGCATCGCTGAAGAACAAGGGCACCTCCTTGTGGGTGCGCCGGCAACGCCAAGAATATGATGCGGCGCTGCTTTATCACGATTATGTGGTGGCGGAAACACTGCGCCTCACCCAATCAGCTGCCTTGGCAAAAGGCAAGGTGGCATGGATGTATCTCTCTGATCATGGCCAGGAAGTGGGCCATGTCCGCAACCATGCGGGACACAGCAAGAGCACCGAGGCCGGCTACCGTATTCCGGCAATTATCTGGCGAGCCCCCTCTTCGCCAGACCTGCCTGAAGACGTTGCAGAGAGGCCCTTTCGCTCCGATTGGGCCGCATGGACTATCGCGGATCTGCTGGATATACGCTGGAGCAGCCAATCCCTTGAGCGCAATGTCTTGAGCAAGACCTACCGGTGGGAAGAGCCGCGCCTGCCAATGCCTGTGAGCTCTTTCACCAGGTGA
- a CDS encoding LuxR C-terminal-related transcriptional regulator, whose translation MLTIEQFSKLVAMIYEGPMDAIPWAGALEAIRGLLGANYVTLILRSPACGRAGLMVHASAQGTVLPGEASYSNYYYALDPFVNLPADRMITVDELLGENFWRQSEMYQQFQKPFDVGYMMGADLHTEDGVECRLRVCRSHDSSSFSKRDKAVCSALLPHLKRAVRLHSKFNVVESERTLYASTFDRMLVGMVILDESGSIMKTNFAANEIIAEKDGLQRKNNVLEISFSPENRKLQTLIQQALDERAGHAPGVVQAMSVTRPSGKAKLGVLVRKIAFNEWSEDNARRPACAIFVRDPDRKSQASDEIMRKLFDLTPAEAALALALANGSTIEEAAEVLSISKNTARAHLRAIFSKTGATRQATLVRTLLNSVLSLG comes from the coding sequence ATGCTGACCATCGAACAGTTCAGCAAGTTAGTTGCGATGATCTACGAGGGGCCGATGGACGCCATACCTTGGGCTGGTGCGCTGGAGGCAATTCGCGGGCTGCTTGGTGCTAACTACGTGACACTCATTCTGCGTTCGCCGGCTTGCGGGCGCGCCGGCCTCATGGTCCATGCGTCGGCTCAAGGCACGGTACTCCCTGGCGAAGCCTCCTACAGCAACTATTACTATGCGCTTGACCCATTTGTGAATCTCCCGGCCGATCGGATGATTACCGTGGATGAACTACTCGGTGAAAACTTTTGGCGCCAGAGCGAGATGTACCAGCAGTTCCAAAAGCCGTTCGATGTCGGTTACATGATGGGGGCAGACTTGCATACGGAAGACGGCGTTGAATGTCGCCTGCGTGTGTGTCGCAGTCATGATTCCTCAAGCTTTAGCAAGCGTGACAAAGCCGTTTGCAGCGCATTGCTGCCTCATCTGAAACGCGCGGTCCGGTTGCATTCGAAATTCAACGTTGTTGAGTCCGAACGAACGCTTTACGCCAGCACCTTCGATCGCATGCTGGTCGGAATGGTCATTCTGGACGAAAGCGGTTCGATCATGAAGACCAACTTTGCTGCGAACGAGATCATCGCCGAGAAAGACGGTCTTCAAAGAAAAAACAATGTGCTTGAAATCTCGTTCTCGCCGGAAAATCGAAAATTGCAGACGCTCATTCAGCAAGCGCTGGATGAGCGAGCCGGGCATGCACCTGGGGTGGTGCAAGCCATGTCGGTTACCCGGCCCTCCGGCAAAGCCAAACTAGGTGTACTGGTCCGCAAGATTGCATTCAATGAATGGTCTGAAGACAATGCGCGCCGACCTGCTTGCGCAATCTTCGTTCGCGACCCCGATCGCAAATCGCAGGCTTCAGACGAAATCATGCGCAAGCTGTTCGACTTGACGCCTGCTGAGGCAGCATTGGCACTTGCGTTAGCCAATGGATCCACGATTGAGGAGGCGGCGGAAGTGCTGAGTATCAGCAAGAACACGGCGCGTGCACATTTGCGCGCCATATTCTCTAAGACAGGAGCCACGCGTCAGGCGACACTGGTTCGAACCCTGCTGAACAGCGTCCTTTCCCTCGGCTGA